In the Candidatus Electrothrix rattekaaiensis genome, one interval contains:
- a CDS encoding autotransporter assembly complex family protein encodes MQAIPLTVVVRGVEGEEEHKNIMTSIKIALQQENPNLTLRHIRRLHKATPEQIVKALAPFGYYSVEVKDGGSLTKDDSGWHAVYEVIPGKPALVEQVNIEVTGPGADEDIFQNLKKKFPLKKGEQLKDTLYEKGKKNILSAALRNGYIKAGFTTSKVLVRHKEYRAEIQLNLDTGPLFFFGETTSDQDIIMPEMLDRYLPYSSGDVYSLSALNQLQTDLYATGYFSQVFVDPQYPGTENEEQVIPVEVELKPAKKNRYSLGVGYGTDTGARGNIGWKNRIINRHGHKPEFNIQLAENGNQSNAGYEIPVFDLRYDSINFDTIFFDKTWEDTWIKQLSISGSVNHNAPKHQYGVGLEYLHENYTVGATSGSANLLIPRGYATLILAKDRVKTERGIRLSASLKGGNTAFLSSTSFLQAQANGKAILTPWKKWRLLGRLSIGAIMMDSIDELPPSLRFYAGGDHSVRGYGYKELGPEDSSGKIVGGQYLTEASIEIEREITKTWRAAAFYDLGNAYDDIDADLQVGAGLGVRMNLPFGQVRLDVACALSDADYPLRIHLTIGADL; translated from the coding sequence GTGCAGGCAATCCCACTGACCGTGGTTGTTCGCGGTGTTGAAGGGGAGGAGGAGCATAAAAATATCATGACCAGCATAAAGATAGCTCTTCAGCAGGAAAATCCAAACTTGACCTTACGACATATTCGCAGATTGCACAAGGCCACGCCTGAACAGATCGTCAAGGCCTTGGCACCATTTGGATATTACTCTGTCGAGGTAAAAGACGGAGGATCCTTAACAAAGGACGACAGCGGCTGGCATGCTGTTTATGAGGTTATTCCTGGGAAACCTGCCCTTGTTGAACAGGTAAATATAGAGGTAACAGGGCCAGGGGCGGATGAAGATATTTTTCAAAACCTGAAAAAAAAATTCCCGCTCAAAAAAGGTGAGCAACTCAAGGATACGCTGTACGAAAAAGGAAAAAAAAACATTCTGTCTGCTGCCCTGCGCAACGGTTATATCAAGGCAGGTTTCACCACAAGCAAGGTCCTGGTCCGTCACAAGGAGTACCGGGCCGAGATACAGCTCAACCTTGACACCGGCCCCCTCTTTTTTTTCGGAGAGACCACTAGTGATCAGGACATCATCATGCCTGAGATGCTTGATCGCTACCTCCCTTACAGTTCTGGTGATGTCTATTCCCTCAGCGCTCTGAATCAGCTCCAAACGGATCTTTATGCCACCGGATACTTCAGCCAAGTCTTTGTAGATCCCCAATATCCAGGGACTGAAAATGAGGAACAGGTGATTCCGGTTGAGGTCGAGCTAAAGCCGGCCAAAAAAAATCGCTATAGCCTCGGGGTTGGGTACGGCACTGATACCGGTGCCCGTGGGAACATTGGTTGGAAGAATCGCATTATCAATCGACACGGCCATAAACCTGAATTTAATATTCAATTGGCGGAAAACGGCAACCAGTCCAATGCGGGATATGAAATTCCGGTTTTTGACCTCCGCTACGACTCTATAAATTTTGACACGATTTTTTTTGATAAAACCTGGGAAGATACCTGGATCAAACAGCTTTCAATCAGCGGCTCAGTCAATCATAATGCCCCGAAACACCAGTACGGGGTCGGCCTAGAGTACCTGCATGAAAATTACACAGTCGGTGCTACCAGCGGTTCGGCAAACCTTCTTATCCCAAGAGGTTACGCAACCCTCATCCTGGCTAAGGATCGCGTCAAAACAGAACGCGGCATACGTCTGAGTGCCAGCCTTAAAGGGGGCAATACGGCGTTTCTCTCCAGCACAAGCTTCCTACAAGCACAAGCCAACGGCAAGGCCATCCTTACGCCTTGGAAAAAATGGCGCCTTCTCGGCCGATTATCAATCGGCGCAATCATGATGGACTCCATTGACGAACTGCCGCCCTCACTTCGTTTCTATGCAGGTGGTGACCATTCGGTACGCGGCTATGGGTATAAAGAATTGGGGCCGGAGGATTCTTCAGGAAAAATAGTTGGCGGTCAATATCTGACCGAAGCCAGCATTGAAATTGAGCGAGAAATTACCAAAACTTGGCGTGCAGCTGCCTTCTATGATTTAGGCAATGCCTATGACGATATTGATGCCGACCTTCAGGTAGGTGCAGGCCTCGGGGTCCGAATGAATCTGCCCTTTGGACAGGTGCGCCTGGATGTGGCCTGTGCTCTCTCGGATGCTGATTACCCCCTGCGCATCCATCTGACCATAGGCGCAGATCTGTAA